In the genome of Danio rerio strain Tuebingen ecotype United States chromosome 23, GRCz12tu, whole genome shotgun sequence, one region contains:
- the ssr4 gene encoding translocon-associated protein subunit delta precursor (The RefSeq protein has 1 substitution compared to this genomic sequence) — protein MKLVLTALLALCLSFCAAETCTDPVISPSSYTTTDALISSETVFIVELSLACANGAQSVALYADVNGKQFPVTRGQDVGKYQVSWSVPHKQASSGTYQVKFFDEESYSTLRKAQRNNEDVDAIKPLFSVNVDHRGAWNGPWVSTEVLAALIGIMVYYLAYSTKSAIQA, from the exons ATGAAGCTAGTATTAACAACTCTTCTGGCTCTTTGTCTGAGCTTCTGTGCAG CTGAGACTTGCACAGACCCGGTGATTTCTCCGTCTTCATACACGACGACAGACGCGCTCATCTCCTCCGAGACTGTGTTCATCGTTGAACTGAGTCTGGCGTGTGCAAACGGGGCTCAG AGCGTCGCCCTGTACGCTGATGTCAATGGCAAGCAGTTCCCTGTGACCAGAGGCCAAGATGTTGGCAAATACCAG GTGTCATGGAGTGTTCCTCATAAGCAGGCCAGCTCAGGCACATATCAGGTCAAGTTCTTTGACGAGGAGTCTTACAGCACTCTACGAAAG GCTCAAAGAAACAATGAAGATGTCGACGCCATCAAGCCTTTGTTCTCTGTAAACGTGGATCACAgg GGTGCGTGGAATGGTCCATGGGTGTCAACGGAGGTCTTGGCTGCACTGATTGGCATTATGGTTTACTACCTGGCCTACAGCACCAAAAGTGCCATCCAGGCTTAA
- the ikbkg gene encoding NF-kappa-B essential modulator (The RefSeq protein has 2 substitutions compared to this genomic sequence), with the protein MVQPQPSGGCTLQYELNGEETAGSEGQVSLMASSQGSLRVPADLAGNEIVQKLITDNHQLREALKRSNDALKERCEEMEGWQRRSREEREFLSCRFREARELVQRLAQENQSLLGQLNLSVSQAGSLGISKETGSQDQELKCTNAEKNVLIDSPEVLNAAVLTECAEGDTDRHTMPQSLPAVGSNDFLKLLKSHKEKLEEGMRALRRKNEELEKEKAENEKERENLLAALEQLRSKLSQNVGVTEESVQPTCAVTVPAERYRELQEKLDCLQKNSFQRDRTEALLKQKEKEFVQVQKDSEALRSQVTSLLGELNERQNWLEKSEAEKRTLEDKLVTKSERLQTVEREMEQQKKQHSVTVDNLLLKTQNLEAALKNERLVIVEERRKLAQLQHAYTCLFQDYDNKLKSEKQANHRGGEADTLANRLGEAEKALALKQEHIDKLKEEMEQLRAKLETIPVLNHQAEIYKMDFLAEREAREKLNQKKEELQEDLNKALVEIERFKQERTSRARIEEMQQRHLEDYRPRPHPPPPAAPFPGPAMFNSAQPPSARRRDEDQEELPDYRCPKCMYKAPDMDTLQIHVMDCIQ; encoded by the exons ATGGTCCAGCCGCAGCCGTCCGGTGGCTGCACTCTGCAATATGAGTTGAACGGAGAAGAGACCGCAGGTTCAGAAGGTCAAGTCTCACTCATGGCCAGTTCACAGGGCTCATTGAGGGTCCCTGCTGATTTAGCTGGAAATGAAATCGTTCAGAAACTCATAACGGACAATCATCAGCTACGTG AGGCTCTGAAACGAAGCAATGATGCCCTCAAAGAGAGATGTGAAGAGATGGAGGGCTGGCAGAGGAGGTCAAGAGAAGAGCGAGAGTTCCTGAGCTGTAGATTTCGTGAGGCCAGAGAGTTAGTGCAGCGACTGGCCCAGGAAAACCAGAGCCTTTTAGGACAACTAAACCTGAGTGTCAGTCAAGCAGGGAGTCTGGGCATCTCCAAAGAAACTGGAAGTCAAGACCAAGAGCTGAAGTGCACCAATGCAGAGAAGAATGTCCTCATAGACTCACCAgaa GTATTAAATGCAGCTGTACTGACAGAATGCGCTGAAGGAGACACTGACAGACACACAATGCCTCAAAGTTTG CCTGCTGTGGGCTCTAATGATTTCCTGAAACTACTGAAAAGCCACAAAGAGAAGCTGGAGGAAGGCATGCGGGCTTTAAGGAGGAAGAATGAGGAGCTGGAGAAGGAGAAAGCAGAgaacgagaaagagagagagaatctcCTCGCTGCACTGGAGCAGTTGCGCTCCAAGCTGTCTCAG AATGTTGGGGTTACTGAAGAGTCAGTCCCGCCGACGTGTGCTGTCACTGTTCCTGCAGAAAG GTACAGGGAGCTGCAGGAGAAGCTGGATTGTCTTCAGAAGAATTCTTTTCAGAGAGACAGAACTGAGGCTCTCCTTAAACAGAAGGAGAAAGAGTTTGTTCAGGTACAAAAGGACAGTGAAGCGCTGAGATCGCAAGTAACGTCGCTTCTCGGAGAGCTGAACGAACGACAAAACTGGCTGGAGAAGAGCGAAGCAGAGAAACGAACCTTAGAAGACAA GCTGGTCACGAAGAGTGAGCGTCTGCAGACTgtagagagagagatggagcagCAGAAGAAGCAGCACAGCGTGACGGTAGACAATCTTTTACTGAAGACACAGAATCTGGAAGCCGCACTGAAGAACGAGAGGCTCGTCATAGTGGAGGAGAG GAGGAAGCTGGCCCAGCTCCAGCATGCATACACGTGTCTGTTTCAGGATTATGACAACAAACTTAAAAGCGAAAAACAAGCCAATCACAGG GGTGGAGAGACGGATACCCTTGCTAACAGGTTAGGGGAGGCTGAGAAAGCACTGGCCCTCAAACAGGAGCACATTGATAAACTCAAGGAGGAAATGGAGCAGCTGAGAGCTAAATTAGAGACCATACCGGTGCTGAACCATCAG gCAGAGATCTATAAGATGGACTTCTTGGCTGAGAGGGAAGCCAGAGAGAAACTCAATCAAAAGAAGGAAGAGTTGCAGGAGGATCTGAATAAGGCATTGGTCGAGATTGAAAGATTCAAGCAAGAAAGAACCTCACG AGCTCGCATTGAAGAGATGCAGCAGAGACACTTGGAGGACTACAGGCCTCGACCTCACCCGCCACCTCCAGCTG CACCTTTCCCAGGGCCAGCGATGTTCAATTCAGCCCAGCCTCCATCTGCACGCAGAAGAGACGAAGATCAAGAAGAGCTGCCGGATTACAGATGCCCCAAATGCATGTACAAGGCACCAGACATGGATACGCTGCAGATTCACGTCATGGACTGCATCCAGTAA
- the ikbkg gene encoding NF-kappa-B essential modulator isoform X1, whose protein sequence is MVQPQPSGGCTLQYELNGEETAGSEGQVSLMASSQGSLRVPADLAGNEIVQKLITDNHQLREALKRSNDALKERCEEMEGWQRRSREEREFLSCRFREARELVQRLAQENQSLLGQLNLSVSQAGSLGISKETGSQDQELKCTNAEKNVLIDSPEVLNAAVLTECAEGDTDRHTMPQSLPAVGSNDFLKLLKSHKEKLEEGMRALRRKNEELEKEKAENEKERENLLAALEQLRSKLSQNVGVTEESVPPTCAVTVPAESSHLANITEQLQATQGRYRELQEKLDCLQKNSFQRDRTEALLKQKEKEFVQVQKDSEALRSQVTSLLGELNERQNWLEKSEAEKRTLEDKLVTKSERLQTVEREMEQQKKQHSVTVDNLLLKTQNLEAALKNERLVIVEERRKLAQLQHAYTCLFQDYDNKLKSEKQANHRGGETDTLANRLGEAEKALALKQEHIDKLKEEMEQLRAKLETIPVLNHQAEIYKMDFLAEREAREKLNQKKEELQEDLNKALVEIERFKQERTSRARIEEMQQRHLEDYRPRPHPPPPAAPFPGPAMFNSAQPPSARRRDEDQEELPDYRCPKCMYKAPDMDTLQIHVMDCIQ, encoded by the exons ATGGTCCAGCCGCAGCCGTCCGGTGGCTGCACTCTGCAATATGAGTTGAACGGAGAAGAGACCGCAGGTTCAGAAGGTCAAGTCTCACTCATGGCCAGTTCACAGGGCTCATTGAGGGTCCCTGCTGATTTAGCTGGAAATGAAATCGTTCAGAAACTCATAACGGACAATCATCAGCTACGTG AGGCTCTGAAACGAAGCAATGATGCCCTCAAAGAGAGATGTGAAGAGATGGAGGGCTGGCAGAGGAGGTCAAGAGAAGAGCGAGAGTTCCTGAGCTGTAGATTTCGTGAGGCCAGAGAGTTAGTGCAGCGACTGGCCCAGGAAAACCAGAGCCTTTTAGGACAACTAAACCTGAGTGTCAGTCAAGCAGGGAGTCTGGGCATCTCCAAAGAAACTGGAAGTCAAGACCAAGAGCTGAAGTGCACCAATGCAGAGAAGAATGTCCTCATAGACTCACCAgaa GTATTAAATGCAGCTGTACTGACAGAATGCGCTGAAGGAGACACTGACAGACACACAATGCCTCAAAGTTTG CCTGCTGTGGGCTCTAATGATTTCCTGAAACTACTGAAAAGCCACAAAGAGAAGCTGGAGGAAGGCATGCGGGCTTTAAGGAGGAAGAATGAGGAGCTGGAGAAGGAGAAAGCAGAgaacgagaaagagagagagaatctcCTCGCTGCACTGGAGCAGTTGCGCTCCAAGCTGTCTCAG AATGTTGGGGTTACTGAAGAGTCAGTCCCGCCGACGTGTGCTGTCACTGTTCCTGCAGAAAG CTCTCACTTGGCTAACATAACTGAGCAGCTTCAGGCCACACAAGGCAG GTACAGGGAGCTGCAGGAGAAGCTGGATTGTCTTCAGAAGAATTCTTTTCAGAGAGACAGAACTGAGGCTCTCCTTAAACAGAAGGAGAAAGAGTTTGTTCAGGTACAAAAGGACAGTGAAGCGCTGAGATCGCAAGTAACGTCGCTTCTCGGAGAGCTGAACGAACGACAAAACTGGCTGGAGAAGAGCGAAGCAGAGAAACGAACCTTAGAAGACAA GCTGGTCACGAAGAGTGAGCGTCTGCAGACTgtagagagagagatggagcagCAGAAGAAGCAGCACAGCGTGACGGTAGACAATCTTTTACTGAAGACACAGAATCTGGAAGCCGCACTGAAGAACGAGAGGCTCGTCATAGTGGAGGAGAG GAGGAAGCTGGCCCAGCTCCAGCATGCATACACGTGTCTGTTTCAGGATTATGACAACAAACTTAAAAGCGAAAAACAAGCCAATCACAGG GGTGGAGAGACGGATACCCTTGCTAACAGGTTAGGGGAGGCTGAGAAAGCACTGGCCCTCAAACAGGAGCACATTGATAAACTCAAGGAGGAAATGGAGCAGCTGAGAGCTAAATTAGAGACCATACCGGTGCTGAACCATCAG gCAGAGATCTATAAGATGGACTTCTTGGCTGAGAGGGAAGCCAGAGAGAAACTCAATCAAAAGAAGGAAGAGTTGCAGGAGGATCTGAATAAGGCATTGGTCGAGATTGAAAGATTCAAGCAAGAAAGAACCTCACG AGCTCGCATTGAAGAGATGCAGCAGAGACACTTGGAGGACTACAGGCCTCGACCTCACCCGCCACCTCCAGCTG CACCTTTCCCAGGGCCAGCGATGTTCAATTCAGCCCAGCCTCCATCTGCACGCAGAAGAGACGAAGATCAAGAAGAGCTGCCGGATTACAGATGCCCCAAATGCATGTACAAGGCACCAGACATGGATACGCTGCAGATTCACGTCATGGACTGCATCCAGTAA
- the cav4b gene encoding uncharacterized protein LOC791212 (The RefSeq protein has 2 substitutions, 1 non-frameshifting indel compared to this genomic sequence): MMSDEYLVECNINDDDDEEEDEEEDYVVKKIYESPPPPPQFSSSTSVDIRDPCGINKHLKVEFSDVLAEPASTRSYDRVWVYSGIGFESARLWSYRCLSAICAVPLSCLCGCLFALLACMHIWCVMPCIQVCHSCLPCVRSLWMSLVNIFIAPLLTSAARCCSGVYVLFSKE; the protein is encoded by the exons ATGATGTCAGACGAGTATTTGGTGGAATGTAACATTAATGACGAcgatgaggaggaggatgaagaggaaGATTACGTTGTGAAGAAGATCTACgagtctcctcctcctcctccacagtTTTCCTCAAGCACATCAGTAGACATCAGGGATCCGTGCGGCATCAACAAACACTTGAAG GTAGAGTTCAGCGATGTTTTGGCGGAGCCCGCATCCACACGCAGCTATGACCGGGTGTGGGTTTACAGTGGCATCGGCTTCGAGTCCGCGCGGCTGTGGAGTTACCGCTGCCTGAGCGCGATCTGTGCGGTTCCGCTCTCCTGTCTCTGCGGCTGCCTGTTCGCCCTGCTGGCCTGCATGCACATCTG GTGTGTAATGCCGTGTATTCAGGTGTGCCATTCCTGCCTGCCCTGTGTGAGGTCACTGTGGATGAGTTTAGTAAACATCTTCATCGCTCCGCTCTTAACATCTGTGGCTCACTGTTGCAGTGGAGTTTATGTGCTTTTCTCCAAAGAGTGA